One genomic segment of Borrelia coriaceae includes these proteins:
- the lon gene encoding endopeptidase La, which yields MEEDTVAKGKKRSKKSGGILPHFDKPVRVPLIAVPSHPIFPGMFIPIVIVSDIDMKAVDYVIKGNGIVSLFVLRDKFLEKTRNKNDKFIINYKKDIYSVGVTAKIVKKINLPDGGYNIFVSTIDRVRFVKVVLDDDFPIIEVDYLKQVPIKKDDVQSKAIYSSILLRTKEIFLHRKMPEFQLNMVNIEDRGKLCDVVAGMIASSKDAHQEVLETLSVRDRLKKILELIYEELNLIEIQNKIAKGIQEKLEKQQKEFFLKEQLKAIKAELGVGDEKSNEFLKLKSKIDTLELKGEALETVERELEKFSLLEKHSSEYIVIRNYLELIINLPWRESKINFDKFNLQRAERILDKTHYGMKEVKDRIIEYISVLKLRKSQKGAIMLLVGPPGVGKTSIGTAIADVLKTKFFRFSVGGMRDESEIKGHRRTYVGALPGKIIQGLRIAKTNSPVFLIDEIDKVSSSNYGDPFSALLEVLDPEQNINFRDHYLDLPFDISNVFFILTANSLETIPTPLLNRMEVIQLSGYVDDEKIEIARKYLIPKVLKENGVDKDSLKFQGSALVQVAREYARDNGLRNFEKYLKKIVRKVARKLIEDKSVKAYQISKENLEEYIGIPVFRKEEFLHKVMSPGMVMGLAWTNYGGSTLVIETVKTESKAPGIKLTGRLGDVMKESANIAFTYVNSIRNELKLNKSFFEKYMIHLHIPEGAIPKDGPSAGITIASAFISLALNKTVRPNLAMTGELSLTGNVMAIGGLRAKIIAAKRSGLEHIIIPKSNKVDLDDIPINIKNGINFHLVDNMREVIKLLF from the coding sequence ATGGAAGAAGATACTGTTGCTAAGGGAAAGAAACGTTCAAAAAAATCTGGGGGTATTTTGCCACATTTTGATAAACCTGTGAGAGTGCCTTTAATTGCAGTACCATCACATCCTATATTTCCAGGTATGTTTATCCCAATTGTTATAGTTTCTGATATTGATATGAAGGCTGTTGATTACGTAATTAAAGGTAATGGAATTGTCTCCTTATTTGTATTGCGTGATAAATTTTTAGAAAAAACGAGAAACAAAAATGATAAATTTATTATCAATTATAAAAAGGATATTTATTCTGTTGGTGTTACTGCTAAGATAGTGAAAAAGATTAATCTTCCTGATGGTGGATATAATATTTTTGTTTCAACTATTGATAGGGTTAGGTTTGTCAAAGTTGTTCTTGATGATGATTTTCCAATAATTGAGGTTGATTATTTAAAACAGGTTCCGATTAAAAAAGATGATGTGCAGTCAAAAGCAATTTATAGCAGTATTTTGCTTAGAACTAAAGAAATATTCCTTCATAGAAAGATGCCTGAATTTCAGTTAAACATGGTGAATATTGAAGATAGGGGTAAGTTGTGTGATGTTGTTGCGGGAATGATCGCATCTTCAAAAGATGCTCATCAAGAAGTGCTTGAGACTTTAAGTGTTAGAGATAGGCTTAAAAAGATTTTGGAGTTGATTTATGAAGAATTAAACTTAATTGAGATTCAAAATAAAATTGCTAAGGGCATTCAAGAAAAATTAGAGAAACAGCAAAAAGAATTCTTTTTAAAGGAGCAACTTAAAGCTATTAAGGCTGAACTTGGTGTAGGGGATGAAAAGAGCAATGAGTTTTTAAAACTTAAATCCAAGATTGATACTTTAGAGTTAAAAGGAGAAGCTTTAGAAACAGTTGAAAGAGAACTTGAAAAATTTTCATTGCTTGAAAAACATTCATCTGAGTATATTGTCATTAGAAATTATCTTGAACTTATTATTAACCTTCCTTGGAGAGAATCTAAAATTAATTTTGATAAGTTTAATTTGCAAAGAGCAGAAAGAATTTTAGATAAAACCCATTATGGCATGAAAGAGGTTAAAGATAGAATTATTGAATATATTTCTGTTCTTAAATTAAGGAAATCTCAAAAAGGAGCTATTATGTTGTTAGTTGGACCCCCTGGGGTTGGTAAAACCTCAATAGGAACAGCTATTGCTGATGTGCTTAAAACAAAATTTTTTAGGTTTTCTGTAGGTGGTATGAGAGATGAATCAGAAATTAAAGGACATAGAAGGACTTATGTCGGAGCATTACCTGGAAAAATCATTCAAGGATTAAGAATTGCAAAGACTAATTCTCCTGTTTTTTTGATTGATGAGATTGATAAGGTTTCATCATCTAATTATGGAGATCCGTTTTCAGCCCTTCTTGAGGTTTTAGATCCTGAGCAGAATATTAACTTTAGAGATCATTACCTTGATTTGCCTTTTGATATTTCTAATGTATTTTTCATTTTAACGGCTAATTCTCTTGAGACAATTCCTACTCCTTTACTAAATAGAATGGAAGTAATTCAGCTTTCAGGATATGTTGATGATGAAAAAATAGAGATAGCAAGAAAATATTTAATACCTAAGGTATTAAAAGAAAATGGTGTTGATAAAGATTCTTTAAAATTTCAAGGTTCAGCTCTTGTTCAAGTCGCTAGAGAATATGCTAGAGACAATGGACTTAGGAATTTTGAGAAGTATTTAAAAAAAATTGTTCGCAAAGTTGCAAGAAAGCTTATTGAAGATAAGTCTGTTAAGGCATACCAGATTTCTAAAGAAAATTTGGAAGAGTATATTGGTATTCCTGTATTTAGAAAAGAAGAATTTTTGCATAAAGTCATGTCCCCAGGCATGGTAATGGGTCTTGCATGGACTAATTATGGTGGATCAACTTTAGTAATTGAAACTGTGAAAACTGAGTCTAAAGCACCTGGTATTAAGTTGACGGGTAGGCTTGGGGATGTAATGAAGGAATCTGCAAATATTGCGTTTACTTATGTAAACAGTATCAGGAATGAGCTTAAGTTAAACAAGTCTTTTTTTGAAAAATATATGATTCATTTGCATATTCCAGAAGGTGCTATTCCAAAGGATGGGCCTTCTGCTGGGATTACTATTGCCAGTGCTTTTATATCTTTAGCTCTGAATAAAACTGTAAGGCCTAATTTGGCTATGACTGGAGAGTTATCATTAACAGGTAATGTAATGGCTATTGGGGGGTTGAGGGCTAAAATAATTGCTGCTAAACGTAGTGGACTTGAACATATTATTATTCCTAAATCAAATAAGGTAGATCTTGATGATATTCCTATTAACATCAAAAATGGCATAAATTTTCATTTGGTAGATAATATGAGAGAAGTTATTAAATTATTATTTTAA
- the recJ gene encoding single-stranded-DNA-specific exonuclease RecJ: protein MKIWKKKEIDIKKDSIVNIAKKYNISLLEATLLLRREIKEEDFLFFIESSVNLMHNPFFLKNIDKFIYRINEAITNKENVLIFGDKDADGITATIIMYETLKDFGVNVTYKIPSNGEFYGLTKKVIDKAFEDKISVIITVDCGISNIEEANYARSKNIEVIITDHHLPNKEIDIENIIIDPHLKGDFSPFKEIAGCYVSFKACLALYLSTTNLYNENIVFLFLERLNNNITLHAIEINNYILKMYINLDSNNDLQTNINTLEEFLKNKYIIVFNKDEQNQLLSEFSNQKINIETIDISTNFAKKYPKFTNKTLKELMQVTKYFKYKETDIKEKLYYIFYNIIFEINKDLLKNCLKRLKFVAIGTIADNMPIINENRIVVKEGLKEIALRENISINYLLKEVNILTKPTITSTDIAFKIAPILNSTGRLEKADITIQFLLNEETNKIENKFKEIKNINTLRKHKEDISWNTHNENTIFKNDKFIVCYDKNTPKGISSRIATRLSAYYQKVAVFLTKQENIIKGSIRSNDKVNSKELISMIPNHLIINSGGHKAAAGFTLYEDVLNEFIKELEKALDKIEYKEIYEDSILIDAIIPKDFNKKELLKIQELFEPYGHRFREFTLMMENVYIQDLRTIDKNGNSKHISMKIKNNKDYYKAIYFNGTKNIQELEIKDGQNIDIIFTIGEDLYNQNDKILKIIDIKKR, encoded by the coding sequence ATGAAAATTTGGAAAAAAAAAGAAATTGATATTAAAAAAGACAGTATAGTTAATATTGCAAAAAAATACAATATTAGTCTGCTTGAAGCAACACTGCTACTTAGAAGAGAAATTAAAGAAGAAGATTTTTTATTTTTTATTGAAAGTAGTGTAAATTTGATGCACAATCCATTTTTCTTAAAAAACATAGACAAGTTCATTTATAGAATAAATGAAGCTATTACGAACAAGGAAAATGTATTAATATTTGGAGATAAAGACGCTGATGGAATTACAGCTACAATCATAATGTATGAAACTCTCAAAGATTTTGGAGTCAATGTAACATATAAGATACCTTCCAATGGAGAATTTTACGGTCTTACAAAAAAGGTGATTGACAAGGCATTTGAAGATAAAATATCAGTAATAATTACCGTTGATTGTGGAATCTCTAATATTGAAGAAGCAAATTATGCAAGATCAAAAAACATAGAAGTAATAATTACAGACCACCATCTCCCAAATAAAGAAATTGACATAGAAAATATCATCATTGATCCTCATTTAAAAGGAGACTTCTCTCCATTTAAAGAGATAGCTGGATGTTATGTCAGTTTTAAAGCATGTCTTGCACTCTACCTATCCACTACCAATCTTTACAATGAAAACATAGTATTCCTATTCCTAGAAAGACTAAATAATAACATTACGCTTCATGCAATAGAAATAAACAACTACATTTTAAAAATGTATATAAATTTAGACAGCAACAATGACTTGCAAACAAATATTAATACGCTAGAGGAATTCTTAAAAAATAAATACATAATTGTATTTAATAAAGATGAACAAAATCAGCTCTTAAGTGAATTTTCTAATCAAAAAATAAACATCGAAACAATTGATATCAGCACAAATTTTGCAAAAAAATATCCTAAATTTACAAATAAAACACTAAAAGAACTAATGCAAGTTACCAAATATTTCAAATATAAAGAAACTGATATCAAAGAAAAATTATATTACATATTTTATAACATAATCTTTGAAATAAATAAAGATCTATTAAAAAACTGCCTTAAAAGACTTAAATTTGTTGCAATAGGAACTATAGCTGATAATATGCCAATTATTAATGAAAATCGAATAGTTGTAAAAGAAGGACTTAAAGAAATTGCACTAAGAGAAAATATATCCATCAACTACCTGCTAAAAGAAGTCAATATACTAACAAAGCCAACCATCACCTCAACAGATATCGCATTTAAAATTGCTCCAATATTAAATTCAACAGGAAGACTAGAAAAAGCAGACATTACAATTCAATTCTTACTAAATGAAGAAACTAATAAAATAGAAAATAAGTTTAAAGAAATTAAAAACATAAATACTTTAAGAAAACATAAAGAAGACATATCTTGGAACACACATAATGAGAATACCATTTTCAAAAATGATAAATTCATAGTATGTTATGACAAAAATACTCCAAAAGGGATCAGTTCTCGAATAGCAACAAGACTTTCTGCTTATTATCAAAAAGTTGCCGTTTTCCTAACAAAACAAGAAAATATAATTAAAGGCTCTATAAGATCAAACGATAAAGTGAATTCAAAAGAACTAATTTCAATGATACCAAATCATTTAATAATAAATTCTGGAGGACATAAAGCCGCTGCAGGATTTACACTTTATGAGGATGTATTAAATGAATTCATAAAAGAACTTGAAAAAGCTCTTGACAAGATAGAATACAAAGAAATATATGAAGATTCAATACTAATTGATGCGATCATACCTAAAGATTTTAATAAGAAAGAACTTTTAAAAATACAAGAATTATTTGAGCCCTACGGGCACAGATTTAGAGAATTTACTTTAATGATGGAAAACGTATATATTCAGGATCTCAGAACAATTGATAAAAATGGAAATTCAAAACATATAAGCATGAAAATTAAAAACAATAAAGACTATTATAAAGCTATTTACTTCAACGGTACTAAAAATATTCAAGAACTTGAAATCAAAGATGGTCAAAATATAGACATAATATTCACAATTGGTGAAGACCTTTATAATCAAAACGATAAAATTTTAAAAATTATTGATATCAAAAAGAGATAA
- a CDS encoding M23 family metallopeptidase, whose translation MKSFVFTLIIGLLTINAVANDIIKSYYKKETFQGGNIYFASNKNFKKLSLLGTNQKPILSASPFKFKVGNIEYHIALIGITPMIKEGKRKIKIEFENKTYIKEIEIKKLQFKKTIVKLNKAKSKLIKSQQSPKAKEQAITLWNIIGNIGDTTIYHYDTLAYPIKDQYKITSHYGDQRVYMQDNKKISSHKMHNGKDYAPLKREKTPIFSAGRGKVVFARDRKITGKTVIIQHLPGVFTIYLHLSKFGVKENQIVHTGEYIGHVGNTGISTGPHLHFEVRINGIAVNPDFFLEQMLIDKNQIINNTKRIE comes from the coding sequence ATCAAAAGCTTTGTATTTACACTTATTATAGGATTACTGACTATCAATGCAGTAGCAAATGATATCATAAAAAGTTACTATAAAAAAGAAACTTTCCAAGGAGGAAATATTTACTTTGCAAGCAACAAAAATTTCAAAAAACTATCCCTCTTAGGAACAAATCAAAAACCTATTTTAAGTGCATCTCCTTTCAAATTCAAAGTAGGAAACATAGAATACCATATAGCCCTAATAGGAATCACACCAATGATCAAAGAAGGAAAAAGGAAAATCAAAATAGAATTTGAAAATAAAACATACATAAAAGAAATAGAGATAAAAAAATTACAATTTAAAAAAACAATAGTCAAGCTTAATAAAGCTAAATCCAAGCTCATTAAAAGTCAACAATCACCTAAAGCAAAAGAACAAGCCATCACATTATGGAATATAATTGGAAACATAGGTGACACAACAATATATCACTACGATACATTGGCATATCCAATCAAAGACCAATATAAAATAACCAGTCATTACGGAGACCAAAGGGTTTACATGCAAGATAATAAAAAAATATCAAGCCATAAAATGCATAATGGTAAAGACTATGCTCCACTTAAAAGAGAAAAAACACCTATTTTTTCAGCTGGTAGAGGAAAAGTAGTATTTGCAAGAGATAGAAAAATTACTGGCAAGACCGTAATAATTCAACATCTACCAGGAGTATTTACAATTTATTTACATCTCTCGAAATTCGGAGTTAAAGAAAATCAAATAGTTCATACAGGAGAATACATCGGTCATGTTGGAAACACAGGAATTTCAACAGGACCACATCTACATTTTGAAGTTAGAATAAACGGCATTGCAGTAAACCCAGATTTTTTCTTAGAACAAATGCTTATTGACAAAAATCAAATAATCAATAACACTAAAAGGATAGAGTAA
- the rpsU gene encoding 30S ribosomal protein S21 produces the protein MVTVNVDKNEGLEKALKRFKRMIEKEAIIREWKRREYYEKPSTIRVKKEKAFKRKQAKKVRKLKQKIGK, from the coding sequence TTGGTAACTGTCAATGTCGACAAAAATGAAGGACTAGAAAAAGCATTGAAACGTTTCAAAAGAATGATTGAAAAAGAAGCAATAATTAGAGAATGGAAAAGAAGAGAATATTATGAAAAACCATCTACTATTCGCGTCAAAAAAGAAAAAGCATTCAAAAGAAAACAAGCAAAAAAAGTCAGAAAGTTAAAACAAAAAATAGGAAAATAA
- a CDS encoding DNA translocase FtsK produces MKNFYHYFQFLFFFMLTVISLSLFVALTSLGDIFIFFVFNLIGQMLLNTFSFLSFYLILYPLVNWYAYRNNMLSKKFIFNWNYTVILFFTLTFLLRVNSDLEGSNFINWFLSNFGIMLGNFFVLLILILEFIIWIYLNYVFFKDTGFILNTFHFIVFKFKILFESIFACLPFLSTLKIKKNIKVYKDSGDNLDLDKTADLEDNIINDEEYQALWSFKAFLRKSNKPLDVNLEETIFCRSKRSDDKLSEEQSSKDPQCALKIEDDSKYKVLTEFEDNRLVSGGKIKASDIRHKRIINNIKDNDRDLLIAKDSGNYLIDISVFEQREPKSEDEDIEYEREIQKQSMILQETFREFNINAKLIDIIKGPVVTMYAVRPDKGIKLSKITSISDNIALRLAAVRVRIIAPIPGKEAVGIEIPNKRREFILFSEIINSKEFQSDFKVPFALGKEINGSNIVFDLVTAPHLLIAGATGAGKSVCVNSLIASIIFSKSPNDVKLVLIDPKVVELKLFNSIPHLLTPVIVDVNRALEALRWCLDEMERRYVLLDNFLVRDINSYNKKIKEEGLDEVPLPYLVIIIDEFADLILSCRKDLENLISRLAAMARAVGMHLVLATQRPSVDVITGVIKANFPSRISFMVASAMDSRIILGASGAEKLLGKGDMLYVSPSTPFPQRIQGGFLNEKEVCRLVEEVRKFGPPNYIDDEIFIDNVMRNDTVAMNSSDEPMFEEALEIVRSTKKASASYLQRRLKIGYNRAARIIELMEDMGYIGPVNGSKPRDVFI; encoded by the coding sequence ATGAAAAATTTTTATCATTATTTTCAGTTTTTGTTTTTTTTTATGTTGACCGTTATATCACTTTCTCTTTTTGTTGCGTTAACTTCTCTAGGAGATATATTCATATTTTTTGTTTTTAATCTTATAGGTCAAATGCTTTTAAATACTTTTTCTTTTTTATCATTTTATTTGATACTTTATCCGCTTGTAAATTGGTATGCTTATCGAAACAATATGCTTAGCAAAAAATTTATATTTAATTGGAATTATACGGTTATTTTATTTTTTACTTTAACATTTTTGTTAAGAGTAAATTCTGATCTTGAGGGTTCTAATTTTATTAATTGGTTTTTGAGTAATTTTGGGATTATGCTTGGCAATTTTTTTGTTTTGCTTATCTTAATTTTGGAATTTATTATTTGGATTTATTTAAACTATGTCTTTTTTAAGGATACTGGTTTTATTTTGAATACTTTCCATTTTATAGTATTTAAATTTAAAATCTTGTTTGAAAGTATATTTGCTTGTTTGCCGTTTTTAAGTACTCTAAAAATTAAAAAAAATATTAAGGTTTATAAGGATAGTGGTGATAATTTGGATTTAGATAAGACTGCTGATTTGGAAGATAATATTATTAATGATGAAGAGTATCAAGCTTTATGGTCTTTTAAAGCCTTTTTGAGGAAGTCTAATAAACCTTTAGATGTTAACTTAGAGGAGACTATTTTTTGTCGGTCAAAGAGAAGCGATGACAAATTATCAGAAGAGCAATCTTCGAAAGATCCTCAGTGTGCTTTAAAGATTGAAGATGATTCTAAGTATAAGGTATTAACAGAATTTGAGGATAATAGATTAGTGTCTGGTGGAAAAATTAAGGCTAGTGATATAAGGCATAAGAGAATAATAAATAATATCAAGGATAATGATAGGGATTTGTTAATAGCTAAGGATAGTGGTAATTATTTAATAGATATTTCTGTTTTTGAGCAAAGAGAACCTAAAAGTGAAGATGAAGATATTGAATATGAGAGAGAGATTCAAAAACAATCGATGATTTTACAAGAAACTTTTAGAGAGTTTAATATTAATGCTAAGCTTATTGATATTATTAAAGGACCTGTTGTTACAATGTATGCTGTTCGTCCTGATAAGGGTATTAAGCTTTCAAAAATAACTTCTATATCTGATAATATAGCCTTAAGACTTGCCGCAGTTCGGGTTAGGATTATTGCACCAATACCTGGTAAAGAAGCTGTTGGGATTGAAATTCCCAATAAAAGACGGGAATTTATTTTGTTTTCAGAAATAATCAATAGTAAAGAGTTTCAAAGTGATTTTAAAGTGCCTTTTGCTCTTGGTAAAGAAATTAATGGAAGTAATATTGTTTTTGATCTTGTTACTGCTCCCCATCTTTTAATAGCAGGTGCTACTGGGGCTGGGAAGTCGGTTTGTGTGAATTCTTTAATTGCTTCGATTATTTTTTCAAAATCTCCAAATGATGTTAAGCTTGTACTAATAGATCCTAAAGTGGTTGAGCTTAAGCTTTTTAATTCTATTCCACATTTGTTAACTCCGGTTATTGTTGATGTAAATAGAGCTTTGGAAGCCCTTCGTTGGTGTCTTGATGAGATGGAGAGAAGATATGTTCTTCTTGATAATTTTCTTGTTAGAGATATTAATTCTTATAATAAAAAAATAAAGGAAGAGGGACTGGATGAAGTACCATTACCGTATTTGGTAATCATTATTGATGAGTTTGCAGATTTGATCCTTTCTTGCAGAAAGGATTTAGAGAATTTGATTTCTAGGCTTGCAGCTATGGCTAGAGCCGTTGGAATGCATTTAGTTCTTGCTACTCAAAGACCTTCTGTTGATGTTATTACAGGAGTGATAAAGGCTAATTTCCCTTCAAGAATTTCTTTTATGGTTGCTAGTGCTATGGACTCAAGAATAATTCTTGGAGCATCAGGTGCTGAGAAACTTTTAGGCAAAGGTGATATGCTTTATGTTAGTCCTAGTACACCTTTTCCTCAAAGAATTCAAGGTGGATTTTTAAACGAAAAGGAAGTTTGTAGATTAGTTGAGGAAGTAAGGAAATTTGGCCCTCCAAATTATATTGATGATGAAATATTTATTGATAATGTTATGAGGAATGATACTGTTGCTATGAATTCTTCAGATGAGCCTATGTTTGAGGAAGCCCTTGAGATTGTTCGTTCTACTAAAAAAGCATCTGCATCTTATCTACAAAGGCGATTAAAGATAGGATATAATAGAGCTGCACGAATTATTGAACTTATGGAAGACATGGGATATATAGGTCCTGTAAATGGTTCAAAACCTCGGGATGTTTTTATTTAA
- a CDS encoding undecaprenyl-diphosphate phosphatase, giving the protein MENILRVLILGFIQGISEFLPISSSGHLFLLKKLMHIDLPMVFDIYLHFATVLVVMIYYRRRILELMIVLIKSFLRKTTELDFSKLRLILLILIITIVTAFVGIFVDGFKGLFTLDLVLVNFILTSIFLFLLESKIVVFNLRDNLFLAGCFIGTMQGIGAMPGISRSGITIFASVLFGFSRSEAFEISFLSLIPIVFGSLLLKYKELFASDILFSIFEINLGAIMAFMVGFCSINLFVRMFKDSKLYYFSVYLIIVVSLVYLFF; this is encoded by the coding sequence ATGGAAAATATTTTAAGAGTTTTGATTTTAGGCTTTATTCAAGGAATTTCTGAATTTTTGCCTATATCTAGTTCAGGACATTTATTTCTTTTAAAAAAGTTGATGCATATTGATCTTCCGATGGTATTTGATATTTATTTGCATTTTGCAACTGTGTTGGTTGTAATGATTTATTATCGTAGACGAATATTAGAGCTTATGATAGTCTTGATTAAAAGTTTTTTAAGAAAAACTACTGAGTTGGATTTTTCAAAATTAAGATTGATATTACTTATATTAATAATCACTATTGTTACAGCATTTGTTGGAATTTTCGTAGACGGATTTAAGGGATTATTTACTCTTGACTTGGTTTTAGTTAATTTTATTTTGACAAGTATTTTTTTGTTTTTGCTTGAATCTAAGATTGTGGTTTTTAATTTGAGAGATAATCTTTTTCTTGCAGGGTGTTTTATTGGGACTATGCAAGGTATTGGAGCTATGCCGGGTATTTCTCGTTCAGGAATTACGATTTTTGCTTCAGTTTTATTTGGGTTTAGCAGATCAGAAGCATTTGAAATTTCGTTCTTATCTTTAATTCCTATTGTTTTTGGAAGTTTACTTTTAAAGTATAAGGAGTTATTTGCATCAGATATACTTTTTAGTATTTTTGAGATAAATTTAGGGGCAATTATGGCTTTTATGGTTGGATTTTGTTCAATTAATCTGTTTGTTAGGATGTTTAAGGATAGTAAACTTTATTATTTTTCGGTTTATTTAATTATCGTTGTAAGTTTAGTTTATTTATTTTTTTGA
- a CDS encoding flagellar assembly lytic transglycosylase: MRKKELLNVKKTVMFKQIVCLFFLSFFSCSFGKGYLSSSIVKRNVDDFDLNRLNWLWNFDYVGKNFDQYFGIDSDSYVYIAYLFKKIGYDEKFTEYMYKAIESNNDIASQFAGIKLLEYYNSRREYPEAELIGRKLYRRYDNNKFIALGYFKSLYWQKKNDEALLVLNKLEKMDFMQFQENENLLFKAVLCFNISDINSSLIYFSKLFEDLPADYLHVRAHDYLFLEERFNILSSSFLNLVKFKALIANGDLKGAINILSDDFKRYYNNFVFLNDVYKAFLGSGYISRALSFFSALNSVYKDYYLGLINLRLKKDIGFLTITKYLENASLENEPYRLDMLNEIFNNFIFLQNTRTYFAKNIAKFYTGKDKSNPGFVKVLDEYILEAVQLGDYDNLYALYHNGQNVIADAVLSRLAFINARLIHHKFIEPRSRNEYSEFLHSSIKYNQTSYASFMSRYLLDQNINDLLENDLDIHYEQSDYESFLDGFFKFNLHSYVSAFVANDFKNGYRFSPNFYRNLCDELVKHEYYYESTLAINYLVRQDRSILNRSDYKRLYPCLYSVLIRYWSKRRGLEPSLVFSLIKAESSFKRDAISKPGAIGLMQVMPLTSVDVSKEIKYYEYDLNQPQDNVIIGTYYLSKRIGMVEEVYKALASYNGGIGNVRKWERDYGHLPKELFIESIPFGQTRNYIKKILVYCVFYDALYENKGINFIIEYIMGKFPRNF; this comes from the coding sequence ATGAGGAAGAAAGAATTATTAAATGTAAAAAAAACAGTTATGTTTAAGCAAATTGTTTGTTTATTCTTTTTGAGTTTTTTTTCTTGTTCTTTTGGAAAAGGGTATTTAAGTAGCAGTATAGTTAAAAGGAATGTGGATGATTTTGATTTAAATCGTCTAAATTGGTTATGGAATTTTGACTATGTGGGAAAAAATTTCGATCAATATTTTGGCATAGATTCAGATTCTTATGTGTATATTGCCTATCTTTTTAAAAAAATAGGATATGATGAAAAGTTTACGGAATACATGTATAAGGCAATAGAGAGTAACAATGATATTGCATCTCAATTTGCTGGTATTAAACTTCTTGAATATTATAATTCTAGAAGAGAGTATCCTGAGGCTGAACTTATTGGACGCAAGCTTTACAGAAGATATGATAATAATAAATTTATTGCATTAGGATATTTTAAAAGTCTTTATTGGCAAAAAAAGAATGATGAGGCGCTTTTAGTTTTAAATAAACTTGAAAAAATGGATTTTATGCAGTTTCAAGAGAATGAAAACCTTTTATTTAAGGCAGTGCTTTGTTTTAATATTTCTGATATCAATTCATCATTGATTTATTTCAGTAAATTGTTTGAGGATTTGCCGGCAGATTATTTACATGTAAGAGCTCATGATTATCTCTTTCTTGAAGAGCGATTTAATATTTTAAGTTCAAGTTTTTTAAATCTTGTTAAGTTTAAGGCCTTGATAGCTAATGGAGATTTGAAAGGTGCAATCAATATACTAAGTGATGATTTTAAACGATATTATAATAATTTTGTATTTTTAAATGATGTTTATAAGGCTTTTTTAGGGTCAGGATATATTAGTAGGGCATTATCTTTTTTTAGTGCTTTAAATAGTGTCTATAAGGATTATTATTTAGGGCTTATTAATTTAAGGTTAAAAAAGGACATAGGTTTTCTTACTATAACTAAATATTTAGAAAATGCTTCTCTTGAAAATGAACCTTATAGATTAGATATGCTTAATGAAATTTTTAACAATTTCATATTTTTGCAAAATACAAGAACTTATTTTGCAAAAAACATAGCTAAATTTTATACAGGTAAAGATAAGAGTAATCCTGGATTTGTTAAGGTATTGGATGAGTATATTTTAGAAGCTGTGCAACTTGGAGATTATGATAATTTGTATGCACTTTATCATAATGGTCAAAATGTTATTGCTGATGCTGTTTTGTCTAGACTTGCCTTTATTAATGCAAGGCTTATACATCATAAATTTATTGAGCCTAGATCAAGAAATGAGTATAGTGAATTTCTGCATTCTTCTATTAAGTATAATCAGACGTCTTATGCCTCATTTATGAGCAGATATTTATTGGATCAAAATATTAATGATCTTTTGGAAAATGATTTAGATATTCATTATGAGCAGTCTGATTATGAAAGCTTTTTAGATGGATTTTTTAAATTTAATCTTCATTCTTATGTTAGTGCTTTTGTTGCTAATGATTTTAAGAATGGTTATAGGTTCTCTCCTAATTTTTATCGTAATCTTTGTGATGAACTTGTGAAACATGAATATTATTATGAATCTACACTTGCTATTAATTATCTTGTCAGACAAGACAGATCGATTTTAAATAGAAGTGATTATAAGCGCCTATATCCATGTTTGTATAGTGTTTTAATTAGGTATTGGTCAAAAAGGAGAGGACTTGAGCCTAGTCTTGTGTTTTCTTTAATAAAGGCAGAGAGTAGTTTTAAAAGAGATGCTATATCCAAGCCTGGTGCTATTGGACTTATGCAGGTTATGCCTTTAACATCAGTTGATGTTTCTAAAGAGATTAAATATTATGAATATGATTTGAATCAACCCCAAGATAATGTAATTATAGGAACTTATTATTTGAGTAAAAGGATAGGAATGGTAGAAGAGGTATATAAAGCTCTTGCATCCTATAATGGTGGCATTGGAAATGTTCGTAAATGGGAAAGAGATTATGGGCATTTACCTAAAGAGCTTTTCATTGAATCAATTCCTTTTGGGCAAACTAGAAATTATATTAAAAAAATATTGGTTTACTGTGTGTTTTATGATGCTTTATATGAAAATAAGGGAATAAATTTTATTATAGAGTATATTATGGGTAAATTTCCCAGAAATTTTTAG